From a single Populus trichocarpa isolate Nisqually-1 chromosome 17, P.trichocarpa_v4.1, whole genome shotgun sequence genomic region:
- the LOC18106553 gene encoding uncharacterized protein LOC18106553 isoform X1 has protein sequence MMGFVFLLRFAVKCLGVLAWPVFGLGYPLCASIQAIETNSNSDTQKLISYWVSISVVLLLEHSFQLEWLAFWLYIKLMIVGYLVLPYFDGSLYVYKHLINPCLSMSPAIITCQFNKQEELFFKKDDFLVEMRRYMKEKGSDALEDLIASTKKSAKPDVDVKEIRAVEAEDLLKFEQLPVRFEDSNDVETTEKIEVASTKQARQAESNVNQTENRTFPPLECINTATTTVGGGDLCGILPPEKVQKVWTCVICQVTAQSETALISHLHGKRHKATCEQLNVKNQKACEPLNFKNQKACEPLNFKNQASNSNVSPASVGRNLMKSRCIEMIGSHWFCTICNVSSVHGMQSHLKGKRHRASLQALDGLGGNRHA, from the exons ATGATGGGTTTCGTGTTTCTTTTAAGATTTGCAGTGAAATGCCTCGGTGTTCTTGCATG GCCTGTTTTTGGTTTGGGTTATCCTCT ATGTGCTTCCATTCAAGCGATCGAGACTAATTCGAACTCAGACACCCAGAAGCTGATCTCATACTGGGTCTCCATTTCTGTGGTCTTGCTCCTTGAACATTCGTTTCAGCTTGAAtg GCTAGCCTTCTGGCTATACATTAAGCTAATGATCGTCGGCTACTTGGTTCTGCCTTACTTCGATGGTTCTCTGTATGTCTATAAACACCTTATTAATCCGTGTCTATCCATGAGCCCTGCAATTATCACCTGCCAGTTCAACAAGCAGGAGGAGTTGTTTTTCAAGAAAGATGATTTTCTTGTTGAGATGAGGAGGTATATGAAGGAAAAGGGCTCTGATGCTTTGGAGGATCTCATTGCTTCCACG AAAAAGAGTGCAAAGCCTGATGTTGATGTGAAGGAGATCAGGGCGGTTGAAGCAGAGGATTTG CTGAAGTTCGAACAACTTCCGGTTCGATTCGAAGACAGTAATGATGTGGAGACAACAGAGAAGATAGAAGTTGCATCAACCAAGCAG GCTAGACAGGCAGAATCCAACGTCAACCAGACAGAAAACAGAACATTTCCACCTCTGGAATGCATAAACACTGCAACAACAACAGTAGGAGGCGGAGATCTTTGTGGGATTCTACCTCCCGAGAAAGTCCAAAAGGTATGGACTTGTGTTATATGTCAAGTAACAGCCCAAAGTGAGACAGCTCTAATTTCACATCTCCATGGGAAGAGACACAAGGCCACTTGTGAACAGCTAAATGTCAAGAATCAGAAAGCTTGTGAGCCTCTGAACTTCAAGAACCAGAAAGCTTGTGAGCCTCTGAACTTCAAGAACCAGGCATCAAACAGCAATGTTTCCCCTGCTTCAGTAGGAAGGAACCTGATGAAGAGCAGATGTATTGAGATGATAGGTTCTCATTGGTTTTGTACAATCTGCAATGTAAGCAGTGTACATGGCATGCAAAGTCACCTTAAAGGGAAAAGGCACAGGGCTTCGTTGCAAGCATTGGATGGTCTTGGAGGTAATAGGCATGCTTGA
- the LOC18106553 gene encoding uncharacterized protein LOC18106553 isoform X3 gives MMGFVFLLRFAVKCLGVLAWPVFGLGYPLCASIQAIETNSNSDTQKLISYWVSISVVLLLEHSFQLEWLAFWLYIKLMIVGYLVLPYFDGSLYVYKHLINPCLSMSPAIITCQFNKQEELFFKKDDFLVEMRRYMKEKGSDALEDLIASTKKSAKPDVDVKEIRAVEAEDLLKFEQLPVRFEDSNDVETTEKIEVASTKQARQAESNVNQTENRTFPPLECINTATTTVGGGDLCGILPPEKVQKVWTCVICQVTAQSETALISHLHGKRHKATCEQLNVKNQASNSNVSPASVGRNLMKSRCIEMIGSHWFCTICNVSSVHGMQSHLKGKRHRASLQALDGLGGNRHA, from the exons ATGATGGGTTTCGTGTTTCTTTTAAGATTTGCAGTGAAATGCCTCGGTGTTCTTGCATG GCCTGTTTTTGGTTTGGGTTATCCTCT ATGTGCTTCCATTCAAGCGATCGAGACTAATTCGAACTCAGACACCCAGAAGCTGATCTCATACTGGGTCTCCATTTCTGTGGTCTTGCTCCTTGAACATTCGTTTCAGCTTGAAtg GCTAGCCTTCTGGCTATACATTAAGCTAATGATCGTCGGCTACTTGGTTCTGCCTTACTTCGATGGTTCTCTGTATGTCTATAAACACCTTATTAATCCGTGTCTATCCATGAGCCCTGCAATTATCACCTGCCAGTTCAACAAGCAGGAGGAGTTGTTTTTCAAGAAAGATGATTTTCTTGTTGAGATGAGGAGGTATATGAAGGAAAAGGGCTCTGATGCTTTGGAGGATCTCATTGCTTCCACG AAAAAGAGTGCAAAGCCTGATGTTGATGTGAAGGAGATCAGGGCGGTTGAAGCAGAGGATTTG CTGAAGTTCGAACAACTTCCGGTTCGATTCGAAGACAGTAATGATGTGGAGACAACAGAGAAGATAGAAGTTGCATCAACCAAGCAG GCTAGACAGGCAGAATCCAACGTCAACCAGACAGAAAACAGAACATTTCCACCTCTGGAATGCATAAACACTGCAACAACAACAGTAGGAGGCGGAGATCTTTGTGGGATTCTACCTCCCGAGAAAGTCCAAAAGGTATGGACTTGTGTTATATGTCAAGTAACAGCCCAAAGTGAGACAGCTCTAATTTCACATCTCCATGGGAAGAGACACAAGGCCACTTGTGAACAGCTAAATG TCAAGAACCAGGCATCAAACAGCAATGTTTCCCCTGCTTCAGTAGGAAGGAACCTGATGAAGAGCAGATGTATTGAGATGATAGGTTCTCATTGGTTTTGTACAATCTGCAATGTAAGCAGTGTACATGGCATGCAAAGTCACCTTAAAGGGAAAAGGCACAGGGCTTCGTTGCAAGCATTGGATGGTCTTGGAGGTAATAGGCATGCTTGA
- the LOC18106553 gene encoding uncharacterized protein LOC18106553 isoform X2, producing the protein MMGFVFLLRFAVKCLGVLAWPVFGLGYPLCASIQAIETNSNSDTQKLISYWVSISVVLLLEHSFQLEWLAFWLYIKLMIVGYLVLPYFDGSLYVYKHLINPCLSMSPAIITCQFNKQEELFFKKDDFLVEMRRYMKEKGSDALEDLIASTKKSAKPDVDVKEIRAVEAEDLLKFEQLPVRFEDSNDVETTEKIEVASTKQARQAESNVNQTENRTFPPLECINTATTTVGGGDLCGILPPEKVQKVWTCVICQVTAQSETALISHLHGKRHKATCEQLNVKNQKACEPLNFKNQASNSNVSPASVGRNLMKSRCIEMIGSHWFCTICNVSSVHGMQSHLKGKRHRASLQALDGLGGNRHA; encoded by the exons ATGATGGGTTTCGTGTTTCTTTTAAGATTTGCAGTGAAATGCCTCGGTGTTCTTGCATG GCCTGTTTTTGGTTTGGGTTATCCTCT ATGTGCTTCCATTCAAGCGATCGAGACTAATTCGAACTCAGACACCCAGAAGCTGATCTCATACTGGGTCTCCATTTCTGTGGTCTTGCTCCTTGAACATTCGTTTCAGCTTGAAtg GCTAGCCTTCTGGCTATACATTAAGCTAATGATCGTCGGCTACTTGGTTCTGCCTTACTTCGATGGTTCTCTGTATGTCTATAAACACCTTATTAATCCGTGTCTATCCATGAGCCCTGCAATTATCACCTGCCAGTTCAACAAGCAGGAGGAGTTGTTTTTCAAGAAAGATGATTTTCTTGTTGAGATGAGGAGGTATATGAAGGAAAAGGGCTCTGATGCTTTGGAGGATCTCATTGCTTCCACG AAAAAGAGTGCAAAGCCTGATGTTGATGTGAAGGAGATCAGGGCGGTTGAAGCAGAGGATTTG CTGAAGTTCGAACAACTTCCGGTTCGATTCGAAGACAGTAATGATGTGGAGACAACAGAGAAGATAGAAGTTGCATCAACCAAGCAG GCTAGACAGGCAGAATCCAACGTCAACCAGACAGAAAACAGAACATTTCCACCTCTGGAATGCATAAACACTGCAACAACAACAGTAGGAGGCGGAGATCTTTGTGGGATTCTACCTCCCGAGAAAGTCCAAAAGGTATGGACTTGTGTTATATGTCAAGTAACAGCCCAAAGTGAGACAGCTCTAATTTCACATCTCCATGGGAAGAGACACAAGGCCACTTGTGAACAGCTAAATGTCAAGAATCAGAAAGCTTGTGAGC CTCTGAACTTCAAGAACCAGGCATCAAACAGCAATGTTTCCCCTGCTTCAGTAGGAAGGAACCTGATGAAGAGCAGATGTATTGAGATGATAGGTTCTCATTGGTTTTGTACAATCTGCAATGTAAGCAGTGTACATGGCATGCAAAGTCACCTTAAAGGGAAAAGGCACAGGGCTTCGTTGCAAGCATTGGATGGTCTTGGAGGTAATAGGCATGCTTGA